GCGTATCCCCGTAGCTTATCCCAGTTATCTGGCTTTTGACCGCAATAAACAGATCACCCCGGAGGAAGTATATAATATTGATGAGCAGCGGGTGGAAGAAATTGAAAAACTGGTAGTAATGGCCCATCGCTACAATATGCATGTAAGCCTGAACCTTCACCGCGCACCGGGTTACTGCATCAATGCCGGGTTTCATGAACCCTACAATTTATGGAAAGATGAAGAGGCATTGAAAGCATTTTGCTTCCACTGGAATTACTGGGCAAAACGCTTTAAAGGAGTATCCGAAAAGAAGATCAGTTTCGATCTTTTAAATGAACCTGCTATGCGGGAGGATATGAATGATCAGCATTCAAAGATGAGTGCAGTACCAGGGGAAGTTTATCGTAAAGTAGCACAGGCGGCAGCAATTGCCATCCGTAAAGAAAACCCTTCCCGCCTGATCATTGCTGATGGCAATAATGTAGGTACATCTGTGATCCCTGAAATTGTAGATCTGGATATTGCCCAGAGTTGCCGGGGATACTATCCCGGGATAATATCCCATTACAAAGCCCCCTGGGCCAATAAAGATCCGGAAAACCTGCCGGAACCAAAATGGCCGGGGCAGGTTGGTAATGCATACCTGAGCCGTGAAATGCTGGAAAAACATTACCAACCCTGGATCGATCTCGTGAAAAAAGGAGTAGGGGTGCATTGCGGGGAATGCGGTTGCTGGAACAAAACGCCGCATGCCGTTTTCCTGGCCTGGTTTGGTGATGTGCTGGATATCCTGCAAAGTAATAAGATCGGCTTCGGATTATGGGAGTTTAGTGGCGATTTTGGCGTGCTCAATTCCCGCAGAGCGGATGTGCAATATGAAGACTGGTATGGCCAAAAACTAGACAGGAAATTACTAACCCTGTTACAAAGGTCCATCTGATGCCTGAACAGCAGTAAGCAAGCGTTAAAAAAATACACTATTGGCACAGGTAAAACCTGCAAAAAACTGTCAAATTTTCAAGCCCCTTTCCCTCCTTCAATGTCAGTTTTTCAAAAAAATCTGACAAAATGTAATTGGCATACAAGTTGAAAAGCGAAAAAAAACAATCTTGGCTTCTAAGATTGTGATTACCATATATGACTTTGTATCTAATAAATTCAAAATCATACAACAATGGCAAACAACCTAACAGCTACTCCACTACACGACAGGGTGATTGTTAAACCCTCCCAGGCAGAAGAGAAAACCAGCGGCGGCATTATCATTCCGGATACCGCAAAGGAAAAGCCACAGCGTGGCGTGATCGTTGCCGCAGGCCCCGGCAAAAAAGACGAGCCGGTGACTGTAAAAGCCGGTGACATGGTACTCTATGGGAAATATGCAGGCACAGAGGTACGCATCGGCGATGAAGACCTGCTTATTATGCGCGAGTCTGATATACTCGCTATCATTTGATGACAGCCTTGTCAGATTTTATTTCAAACAAAAAATTAAACTCCTATGGCAAAGCAAATTTTCTTTGACATTGAAGCAAGGAACAAAATGAAAAAAGGCGTGGACACCCTGGCCAACGCCGTAAAAGTCACACTGGGCCCAAAAGGTCGGAATGTTGTACTGGAAAAGAAATTCGGCGCCTCTAATATCACCAAGGACGGCGTAAGTGTGGCAAAAGAGATTGAGCTGGACGATCCTATTGAAAACATCGGCGCTCAAATGGTGAAGGAAGTGGCTTCCAAAACTGCAGACATCGCGGGAGACGGAACTACCACAGCTACCGTGCTGGCACAGGTGCTTATCGGCGAAGGATTGAAAAATGTGGCAGCCGGCGCTAACCCTATGGACCTGAAACGGGGAATTGATAAAGGTGTAGCTGCTGTTGTGGCCAACCTGAAAGAACAGGCGCAGCCCGTAGGCAGCAGTGCTCAAAAGATCCGGCAGGTGGCGGCTATTTCTGCCAATAACGATGAGAATATCGGGAACCTGATTGCGGAAGCATTTGAGAAAGTAAGTAAAGATGGCGTAATAACCGTAGAAGAAGCAAAAGGAACGGATACCACGGTACAGGTAGTAGAAGGTATGCAATTCGACCGTGGATACCTTTCTGCATATTTTGTTACCAATTCAGAAAAAATGCAGACGGAGCTGGAGGCCCCTTATATCCTCATCTGCGATAAAAAGATCACTGTGATGAAGGATATCATCCATATCCTTGAGAAAACAGCACAGAGCGGAAGGCCATTGATGATCATTGCGGAAGATCTTGAAGGAGAAGCCCTGGCCACACTTGTAGTTAATAAACTTCGGGGAACACTTAAGATCGCAGCGGTGAAGGCACCCGGTTTTGGTGACAGAAGGAAGGAGATGCTGCAGGATATTGCCGTTCTTACCAATGGTATAGTGATCAGCGAAGAACAGGGCTACAAACTGGAGAACGTGGAACTCAGCCACCTGGGCTCTGCAGAATCAGTGGTCATTAC
This DNA window, taken from Chitinophaga niabensis, encodes the following:
- a CDS encoding cellulase family glycosylhydrolase; translated protein: MERRSFIKSTGLLAMGAGLAGTAAFAAGLPANTLPNWKGFNLLDFFSPKPAGTANKTTEDHFRWMRDWGFDFVRIPVAYPSYLAFDRNKQITPEEVYNIDEQRVEEIEKLVVMAHRYNMHVSLNLHRAPGYCINAGFHEPYNLWKDEEALKAFCFHWNYWAKRFKGVSEKKISFDLLNEPAMREDMNDQHSKMSAVPGEVYRKVAQAAAIAIRKENPSRLIIADGNNVGTSVIPEIVDLDIAQSCRGYYPGIISHYKAPWANKDPENLPEPKWPGQVGNAYLSREMLEKHYQPWIDLVKKGVGVHCGECGCWNKTPHAVFLAWFGDVLDILQSNKIGFGLWEFSGDFGVLNSRRADVQYEDWYGQKLDRKLLTLLQRSI
- a CDS encoding co-chaperone GroES, which codes for MANNLTATPLHDRVIVKPSQAEEKTSGGIIIPDTAKEKPQRGVIVAAGPGKKDEPVTVKAGDMVLYGKYAGTEVRIGDEDLLIMRESDILAII
- the groL gene encoding chaperonin GroEL (60 kDa chaperone family; promotes refolding of misfolded polypeptides especially under stressful conditions; forms two stacked rings of heptamers to form a barrel-shaped 14mer; ends can be capped by GroES; misfolded proteins enter the barrel where they are refolded when GroES binds), whose translation is MAKQIFFDIEARNKMKKGVDTLANAVKVTLGPKGRNVVLEKKFGASNITKDGVSVAKEIELDDPIENIGAQMVKEVASKTADIAGDGTTTATVLAQVLIGEGLKNVAAGANPMDLKRGIDKGVAAVVANLKEQAQPVGSSAQKIRQVAAISANNDENIGNLIAEAFEKVSKDGVITVEEAKGTDTTVQVVEGMQFDRGYLSAYFVTNSEKMQTELEAPYILICDKKITVMKDIIHILEKTAQSGRPLMIIAEDLEGEALATLVVNKLRGTLKIAAVKAPGFGDRRKEMLQDIAVLTNGIVISEEQGYKLENVELSHLGSAESVVITKDNTTIVGGAGTKENITARVNEIKAQLTGVTSDYDKEKLQERLAKLSGGVAVLYVGAATEVEMKEKKDRVDDALHATRAAVEEGIVPGGGVAYVRAIASLQDLKGVNEDENTGINLVKRAIEEPLRQIVHNCGIEGSVVVQKIKEGSGDYGFNARTEQYEPLLETGVIDPAKVTRIALENAASIAGMLLTTECVVADTPKKETSSAAPAGMGGMDY